A genomic region of Clostridia bacterium contains the following coding sequences:
- a CDS encoding ATP-binding protein, whose amino-acid sequence MRRKIFITYIILILFAVAIVGSYSIYINQVVFRENIKQRLLTNAKLIQYELSEKSDGHVIDIQAIADRYSELTGARVTIVYHDGTVLADSSRNAADMDNHADRPEVNNALNGKAGESIRYSSSLKTDMMYVALPVRTHNNIKTAIRLAMSLKEINHTSGSIIWSIVLAIIASLLVSLIQASLFSKSITEPIRRLSDASRVIARGNFENKIQVKTNDEIGELSDSFNQMADRLKVTMDQLNRENIKLESILSSMVNGVLAVDNSKNILLANGALKALFSIREEIVGKQFIQVVRSDLIDSMIDQTLVNGEVNAVEMSWSKGEFKQLKVSVAPIQRNGLEGEVTGAVVLIQDITELKKLEQMRKDFVANVSHEIKTPLTSIKGFVETLKNGAIEDKDVSMKFLNIIDIEVERLTRLISDILALSEIERSRVVESGKKVDVGHVIKDVVDVLKEQAGNKKIALKYSFDEGVSICSSKDRIKQLFLNLADNAIKYTPEGGSVFISAHKKDGFVTIKVEDNGIGIDQEHIPRLFERFYRVDKGRSRNLGGTGLGLAIVKHIVASLNGNIVVESKKGKGTSFIVNMPEGLV is encoded by the coding sequence GTGAGGCGTAAAATATTCATCACGTACATCATACTGATACTTTTTGCAGTGGCTATAGTAGGTAGTTATAGCATCTATATAAATCAGGTTGTATTTAGAGAGAATATAAAGCAAAGATTATTGACCAATGCTAAACTGATACAATATGAGTTGTCAGAAAAGTCAGATGGACATGTAATCGATATACAGGCAATAGCAGATAGATATTCGGAATTGACAGGAGCTAGGGTCACTATAGTTTATCATGATGGAACTGTATTAGCTGATTCATCTCGGAATGCAGCTGATATGGACAATCACGCTGATAGACCTGAAGTAAACAATGCACTAAATGGGAAAGCAGGCGAAAGCATAAGGTATAGCAGTTCATTAAAGACTGATATGATGTATGTAGCTTTGCCTGTTAGAACACATAATAATATAAAAACTGCGATAAGGCTAGCCATGTCACTTAAGGAAATAAATCATACTAGCGGTAGCATCATATGGTCTATAGTGTTGGCCATTATTGCAAGTTTATTAGTATCCTTGATACAAGCCTCTTTGTTTTCCAAGAGCATCACCGAACCTATTCGCCGGTTAAGCGATGCATCTAGAGTTATAGCCCGAGGAAACTTTGAAAATAAGATTCAAGTAAAAACAAATGATGAAATAGGAGAATTATCTGACAGCTTTAACCAGATGGCTGACAGGTTAAAAGTTACTATGGATCAGTTGAATCGGGAAAATATAAAATTAGAATCAATATTGTCCAGTATGGTAAATGGAGTATTAGCTGTAGACAATTCAAAGAATATATTGCTTGCAAATGGTGCACTGAAAGCGTTATTCAGTATAAGAGAGGAAATAGTAGGCAAACAGTTTATACAGGTAGTCAGAAGTGATTTAATAGATAGCATGATAGATCAGACGTTGGTAAACGGAGAAGTTAATGCTGTAGAAATGAGTTGGAGTAAAGGGGAGTTTAAACAATTAAAGGTGAGTGTAGCACCTATACAGAGGAATGGATTAGAAGGGGAAGTAACAGGAGCTGTGGTGCTGATACAAGATATCACTGAATTGAAAAAATTGGAGCAGATGCGAAAAGATTTTGTAGCTAATGTGTCTCATGAGATTAAGACTCCACTTACCTCTATAAAAGGATTTGTGGAGACTCTTAAAAATGGTGCTATAGAAGACAAAGATGTGAGCATGAAGTTTTTAAATATAATAGATATTGAAGTTGAAAGATTGACTAGGCTTATATCTGATATATTAGCATTGTCTGAAATTGAACGCAGCAGAGTAGTGGAGAGCGGGAAGAAAGTAGATGTGGGACATGTTATAAAAGATGTGGTGGATGTGTTAAAAGAGCAGGCTGGCAATAAGAAGATAGCCCTTAAATATAGTTTTGATGAAGGGGTATCAATTTGCTCCAGCAAGGATAGGATAAAGCAGTTATTTTTGAATTTAGCTGACAATGCAATAAAATATACCCCGGAGGGCGGCAGTGTGTTTATTAGTGCTCATAAAAAAGATGGATTTGTTACTATCAAGGTTGAAGATAATGGAATAGGTATAGACCAAGAGCATATACCTAGATTGTTTGAAAGATTTTATAGAGTAGACAAAGGCAGATCCAGAAATCTTGGCGGGACCGGGTTGGGTTTGGCGATTGTAAAGCATATTGTGGCTTCATTGAACGGCAACATTGTAGTTGAAAGCAAAAAAGGAAAAGGGACTTCTTTTATTGTTAATATGCCGGAGGGTTTGGTTTAA
- a CDS encoding response regulator transcription factor, which yields MQKNTILAVDDEIHILELLKFNLEKEGYDVFCIETGEQALSYVSRDKPDLIILDIMLPGIDGIEVCKQIKSKKETALIPIIMLTAKSQEVDKILGLEIGADDYITKPFSVRELIARVKAVLRRFRAHERCQNPEIIKIGNISIDVSNYEVYKEGQNVQLTLKEFELLKILALNKNKVLTRDQLLNRIWGYDYYGETRTVDVHIRHLRKKIEDGDGNPKYIHTVRGVGYKFDYKDDSQ from the coding sequence ATGCAAAAGAATACTATATTAGCTGTTGATGATGAGATACATATTTTGGAGTTATTGAAATTCAACCTTGAGAAAGAAGGCTATGATGTGTTTTGTATAGAAACTGGAGAGCAGGCCCTATCTTATGTATCAAGGGATAAGCCTGACCTTATAATATTGGATATAATGTTACCTGGGATTGACGGGATAGAAGTATGCAAGCAGATAAAGAGCAAAAAGGAAACTGCCCTTATTCCTATAATAATGCTGACAGCTAAAAGCCAAGAAGTAGATAAAATACTTGGACTGGAGATCGGCGCAGATGACTATATAACAAAACCTTTTAGTGTGCGGGAGTTGATTGCAAGGGTAAAGGCGGTATTGAGGCGGTTTAGGGCCCATGAAAGATGCCAAAATCCTGAAATTATAAAAATTGGGAACATAAGCATAGATGTCAGCAATTATGAAGTTTATAAAGAAGGGCAGAATGTTCAATTGACCTTAAAAGAATTTGAGCTTTTAAAAATCCTGGCATTGAATAAAAACAAGGTGTTGACGAGAGATCAGCTTTTAAACCGAATTTGGGGTTATGATTATTATGGAGAGACTAGAACTGTGGATGTGCACATAAGGCACTTGAGGAAAAAGATAGAGGATGGTGACGGCAACCCTAAATATATTCATACTGTAAGGGGAGTGGGTTACAAGTTTGATTATAAGGATGATAGCCAGTGA
- the pgeF gene encoding peptidoglycan editing factor PgeF, with protein sequence MIKGFTENNYKGLVYYTIPLFEETGLVKHCFTSRLGGISDGECSSLNLGFNKKDTRQNVLENFERICEAMDICTQDLVLSDQIHDDHIKYVTEKDRGKGIFNPKDYSGVDALITDKKGIALVTFYADCVPLFILDQKQKAIGLAHAGWKGTLKRIGQKTLGKMMELFQTRPKDCLVGIGPSIGKCCFEVDNHIASLFKGEFGDLDVIDRKSSQKCNIDLWTINANQFVEKGVLPSNIIGAKICTKCNKDIFFSHRGDKGKTGSLAAFMQLI encoded by the coding sequence TTGATAAAAGGTTTCACTGAAAATAATTATAAGGGCTTGGTATACTATACGATACCTCTATTCGAGGAGACTGGATTGGTGAAGCATTGTTTTACCAGCAGATTGGGTGGTATCAGCGATGGAGAATGTAGTTCACTGAATTTAGGATTTAATAAGAAGGACACGAGACAAAACGTATTAGAGAATTTTGAGAGGATATGTGAAGCCATGGATATTTGTACTCAAGACCTAGTTCTATCCGATCAGATCCATGATGACCATATAAAGTATGTGACTGAAAAAGATAGAGGGAAAGGCATATTTAATCCTAAAGATTACAGCGGGGTAGACGCATTGATAACCGATAAAAAGGGCATAGCACTTGTTACATTTTATGCAGATTGTGTTCCTTTGTTTATATTGGACCAAAAGCAGAAAGCCATAGGGTTGGCCCATGCAGGGTGGAAAGGCACCCTCAAAAGAATAGGACAGAAGACCTTGGGTAAAATGATGGAATTATTTCAAACCCGTCCTAAAGATTGTTTGGTGGGAATAGGGCCTTCAATAGGTAAATGCTGTTTTGAGGTTGATAATCATATTGCCAGTCTATTTAAAGGGGAATTTGGCGATTTGGATGTGATTGATAGAAAAAGCAGTCAGAAGTGTAATATAGATTTATGGACGATAAATGCAAATCAGTTTGTTGAAAAAGGTGTTTTGCCTTCCAATATAATCGGCGCCAAAATTTGTACAAAGTGCAATAAAGACATATTTTTTTCTCACAGAGGGGATAAAGGTAAGACAGGGAGCCTGGCAGCTTTCATGCAGTTGATCTAG
- the nrdR gene encoding transcriptional regulator NrdR gives MKCPFCGCRESKVVDSRPTDDGDTIRRRRECESCEKRFTTYEKIENIPIMVIKKDGRREAFDSSKIMNGLLKACEKRPVPVDKMEDIVQDIEKRVYNSLKKEITSNQIGELVMQRLKDLDEVAYVRFASVYRQFKDINTFMGELEKLIKENNGG, from the coding sequence ATGAAGTGTCCCTTTTGTGGTTGCAGAGAAAGCAAGGTGGTAGATTCAAGGCCAACAGATGATGGAGACACCATACGCAGAAGGAGAGAATGCGAATCCTGTGAAAAGCGGTTTACTACATACGAGAAGATAGAGAATATTCCTATAATGGTAATAAAAAAAGATGGAAGAAGAGAGGCTTTTGATAGCTCAAAGATAATGAACGGCCTGCTTAAAGCTTGTGAAAAAAGGCCAGTGCCAGTGGATAAGATGGAAGATATTGTTCAAGATATAGAGAAGAGAGTGTACAATTCTCTGAAAAAGGAGATTACTAGCAATCAAATAGGAGAACTGGTAATGCAGAGATTAAAGGACTTAGATGAAGTGGCATACGTGAGATTTGCCTCGGTTTATAGACAATTTAAAGATATAAATACATTTATGGGAGAACTGGAGAAACTGATTAAAGAGAATAATGGAGGGTAA
- a CDS encoding YlmC/YmxH family sporulation protein: MVKNSDIRQKEVISIKTGRRLGYISDIEFDLAKGTIKSIVVPGPNKIKGLFGRDNDYVIPWENIKQIGEDVILVEVDERYLNNMQDSSKKNGFI, encoded by the coding sequence ATGGTAAAAAACTCTGATATACGCCAAAAAGAAGTGATCAGTATTAAAACTGGCAGAAGACTTGGATATATAAGTGATATAGAGTTTGACCTTGCAAAAGGGACGATCAAGTCCATTGTAGTTCCTGGACCAAACAAAATTAAAGGATTGTTCGGAAGGGATAACGATTATGTGATACCTTGGGAAAATATTAAACAAATAGGGGAAGATGTGATTCTTGTTGAAGTAGATGAAAGATATTTAAATAATATGCAAGATAGTTCTAAAAAGAACGGATTTATTTGA
- the sigG gene encoding RNA polymerase sporulation sigma factor SigG yields MLINKVEICGVNTSKLPVLTNEEMKALFKRMHNGDKSAREEFIRGNLRLVLSVIQRFNNRGEYVDDLFQVGCIGLIKAIDNFDLSQNVKFSTYAVPMIIGEIRRYLRDNNSIRVSRSLRDIAYKALQVRDQLINKESKEPTITKIAEELKIPREEVIFALDAIQDPISLFEPIYHDGGDAIYVMDQVSDEKNQDENWLEGIAIREAMRKLNDREKLILTLRFFEGRTQMEVAEEIGISQAQVSRLEKTALKHMRKYV; encoded by the coding sequence ATGCTGATAAACAAAGTAGAGATTTGTGGGGTAAACACTTCTAAACTTCCTGTTCTTACAAATGAAGAAATGAAAGCATTGTTTAAAAGAATGCACAACGGAGATAAGAGTGCAAGAGAAGAGTTTATCCGAGGAAATTTAAGGCTGGTATTGAGTGTGATTCAGAGATTTAACAATAGAGGAGAATATGTGGATGACTTGTTCCAGGTTGGTTGTATAGGACTGATAAAAGCGATAGATAATTTTGATTTATCTCAAAATGTTAAATTTTCCACATATGCTGTTCCGATGATAATAGGAGAAATCAGAAGATATTTAAGAGATAATAATTCCATTCGCGTAAGCCGATCGTTGAGGGATATTGCATATAAAGCTCTGCAGGTCCGTGACCAATTGATAAATAAGGAATCTAAAGAGCCTACCATTACAAAGATTGCAGAAGAGTTAAAGATCCCTAGGGAAGAAGTAATTTTTGCTCTTGATGCTATACAGGACCCTATATCGTTGTTTGAGCCTATATATCATGATGGTGGGGATGCAATCTATGTCATGGACCAGGTAAGCGACGAAAAGAATCAAGATGAGAACTGGTTGGAAGGTATAGCTATACGGGAGGCCATGAGAAAATTAAATGACAGGGAGAAATTGATACTCACATTGAGATTTTTCGAGGGAAGGACACAGATGGAAGTAGCCGAAGAAATAGGAATATCTCAGGCTCAGGTCTCTAGATTAGAAAAAACCGCATTAAAGCATATGAGAAAATATGTATAA
- the sigE gene encoding RNA polymerase sporulation sigma factor SigE: protein MTKFYVKAKLLYNYVLIKLIKKINLIFYISGSEALPPPLSNDEEIFLINKLDGGDKGVKRVLIERNLRLVVYIARKFENTGIGIEDLISIGTIGLIKAVNTFDPNKKIKLATYASRCIENEILMYLRRNYKIKSEISFDEPLNIDWDGNELLLSDILGTENDQVYQFIEDEVDRELLGIAMQKLTNREKKIMELRFGLRGQKEKTQKEVADILGISQSYISRLEKRIIKRLKKEISRMI, encoded by the coding sequence TTGACAAAATTTTATGTTAAAGCCAAGCTATTATATAATTATGTGTTGATAAAATTAATAAAAAAAATAAATCTGATTTTTTATATAAGTGGTAGTGAGGCACTTCCTCCTCCTTTGAGCAATGACGAGGAAATATTCTTGATCAATAAACTAGATGGAGGAGACAAAGGAGTAAAACGAGTTTTAATTGAAAGGAATTTGAGGTTAGTTGTATACATAGCAAGGAAGTTCGAGAATACTGGCATAGGGATAGAGGACCTGATTTCTATAGGTACTATAGGTCTTATAAAAGCTGTAAATACCTTTGATCCCAACAAAAAGATAAAGCTTGCAACATATGCATCAAGGTGTATTGAAAATGAAATATTGATGTATTTACGACGTAATTACAAGATAAAATCTGAAATATCCTTTGATGAACCGTTAAACATAGACTGGGATGGCAATGAACTTCTGCTTTCAGATATACTAGGAACAGAAAATGATCAAGTTTATCAATTTATTGAAGATGAAGTGGATAGGGAACTTCTGGGGATAGCTATGCAAAAATTGACCAACAGAGAGAAAAAGATAATGGAATTAAGGTTTGGTCTCAGGGGACAGAAGGAAAAAACTCAAAAAGAAGTGGCAGATATATTAGGAATATCTCAATCTTATATTTCCAGACTTGAAAAGAGAATTATCAAGAGGCTAAAAAAAGAAATAAGCAGAATGATTTGA
- the spoIIGA gene encoding sigma-E processing peptidase SpoIIGA, with translation MHKVYLDVLFIQNIIMNYIILWSVKKLMKIRTSDIRLIAASALGGVYAIFALYPNFELLMNAPTKFILSLLMVLIAFSTHNLSEYFKVLGVFYLMTFVFGGAAFGLFYFTNVGIVLKNGIFYIHSFPFKLLMVSSIFAWLIVKYSWIHIKKKRLKGNFLMDIIIYFDQKQVALVALLDTGNSLSDPLSDLPVIVVEFEKMRDLIPQDIQLIYEDNNQDDLEKVTDIIANSQWVWRFRMIPFSSLGSKNAMLIGFKPDKVRMMYKDKKKDIKDIIIAIYNGKLSSDYSYSGLLHPEILD, from the coding sequence GTGCATAAAGTTTATTTAGACGTGCTTTTCATCCAAAATATCATAATGAATTATATAATATTATGGTCTGTAAAAAAACTTATGAAAATCAGAACATCAGACATAAGATTGATTGCTGCATCAGCTTTGGGTGGAGTTTATGCGATATTTGCTCTATATCCAAATTTTGAATTATTAATGAATGCCCCAACTAAATTTATCCTTTCACTTTTAATGGTTTTAATAGCATTTTCCACACATAATTTAAGTGAATATTTTAAAGTTTTAGGCGTTTTTTACCTCATGACATTTGTATTTGGAGGAGCTGCCTTTGGTCTATTTTATTTTACTAATGTGGGTATAGTTTTAAAAAACGGGATATTCTATATACATAGCTTTCCTTTTAAACTGCTTATGGTTTCATCTATCTTTGCATGGCTGATAGTCAAATATTCTTGGATTCACATAAAGAAAAAGCGTTTAAAAGGCAATTTTTTGATGGATATTATTATATATTTCGATCAAAAACAAGTAGCCCTTGTTGCGCTATTGGATACAGGAAATTCTCTGAGCGATCCTTTATCCGATCTGCCCGTTATAGTAGTTGAATTTGAAAAAATGAGGGATTTGATACCTCAGGATATCCAACTTATTTACGAGGATAACAATCAGGATGATTTGGAGAAAGTTACTGATATTATAGCTAACTCTCAGTGGGTATGGAGGTTTAGAATGATTCCTTTCAGTTCTTTAGGCAGTAAAAATGCTATGTTGATTGGTTTTAAACCGGACAAAGTAAGAATGATGTATAAAGACAAAAAAAAGGACATAAAAGATATTATTATTGCAATCTATAATGGTAAACTCAGCAGTGATTACAGTTATAGTGGTTTACTGCATCCTGAAATATTGGATTAG
- the ftsZ gene encoding cell division protein FtsZ → MIDFDVDVEQFAQIKVVGVGGGGSNAVNRMIESALHGVEFIAINTDKQALFLSKANQKIQIGDKITKGLGAGANPDIGQKAAEESREEIHQALDGADMVFITAGMGGGTGTGAAPIVAELAKEIGALTVGVVTKPFTFEGRKRMVHAEKGITELKEKVDTLVTIPNDRLLQVAEKKTSIIDAFKIADDVLRQGVQGISDLIAVPGLVNLDFADVKTIMKETGLAHMGIGKASGENRAMDAAKLAIQSPLLETSIQGAKGVLLNITGGDNLGLFEVNEAAELVAEAADNDANIIFGAVIDEQLKDEIRITVIATGFDQDTVSHDNERVDRAVKKAINDLDDLDIPTFLRKNRNR, encoded by the coding sequence GTGATTGACTTTGATGTTGATGTTGAACAATTTGCGCAAATAAAGGTAGTAGGTGTGGGTGGCGGTGGAAGCAATGCAGTAAATCGTATGATAGAATCCGCGCTCCATGGAGTAGAATTTATTGCAATAAATACCGATAAACAGGCATTGTTTTTATCAAAGGCAAATCAGAAAATACAGATTGGAGATAAGATAACAAAAGGGTTGGGAGCAGGTGCAAATCCGGATATAGGGCAAAAGGCTGCTGAAGAAAGCAGAGAAGAAATACACCAGGCATTGGATGGTGCAGATATGGTTTTTATAACTGCTGGGATGGGCGGTGGAACAGGGACAGGGGCTGCTCCTATAGTAGCTGAACTTGCTAAAGAGATAGGTGCTTTGACTGTGGGTGTTGTAACAAAACCTTTTACATTCGAGGGAAGAAAGAGAATGGTTCATGCTGAAAAAGGTATTACTGAATTAAAAGAAAAAGTAGATACACTGGTAACCATTCCAAACGATAGGTTGCTTCAAGTTGCTGAGAAAAAAACCTCTATAATAGATGCTTTCAAAATAGCAGATGATGTTTTAAGACAGGGTGTGCAAGGCATATCAGACCTTATAGCAGTTCCCGGATTGGTTAACCTGGATTTTGCAGATGTTAAGACTATAATGAAAGAGACGGGTCTTGCCCATATGGGGATTGGTAAGGCAAGTGGAGAAAATAGGGCTATGGATGCTGCAAAACTAGCGATACAGAGCCCGCTGCTGGAGACTTCCATCCAAGGTGCTAAAGGGGTTCTTTTGAATATTACTGGTGGTGATAATTTAGGTTTATTTGAAGTGAATGAGGCTGCTGAACTTGTTGCAGAAGCCGCTGATAATGATGCTAATATTATATTTGGTGCTGTGATTGACGAACAGCTAAAAGATGAAATAAGGATTACTGTTATTGCAACCGGCTTCGACCAGGACACTGTTTCCCATGATAATGAAAGGGTGGACAGGGCAGTCAAGAAAGCTATAAACGATTTGGATGACTTAGATATTCCAACGTTTTTAAGAAAGAATAGAAACAGATAA
- the ftsA gene encoding cell division protein FtsA — MDKLIAGLDIGTSKVVVLIGEMNKDNSLQVIGVGNSPCSGVKKGVVVDIDETAAAIVDAANQAQRMANVEIDSLYVSIAGGHVYVAKNRGIIAVSGENKEIGEDDIKRVLESTKLISLPADVDIIDVLPVQYIVDGYDGIKDPTGMSGVRLEMEADIVLSKNTYIQNLLKSVEHAGFGIEEIIVAPYATASVLLTQDEMELGTVLVDVGGDCTDISVFYKGRMLYSSLLPVGGNHITNDLSVGLKIPYKDAESFKMKYAYSNTLAVQEKDQSINIVEIDTKREIKVSIELFIEIIEARIQEIFALVYNEIDKSGYLQKISAGVVLTGGGLSFIEGIRDTGMQVMGMPVRVAAPDIIGISSPIYSCAVGNVFYSFNRYNRMRTTNDERMGKQDKKREKEGFIAVIKEKFKEFFSDFFD, encoded by the coding sequence ATGGATAAACTAATTGCCGGATTAGATATAGGCACTTCAAAAGTGGTAGTATTGATAGGTGAAATGAATAAAGATAATAGCCTCCAGGTAATAGGTGTTGGAAATAGCCCATGTTCTGGTGTCAAAAAAGGTGTGGTTGTCGATATAGACGAAACTGCAGCCGCTATAGTAGATGCAGCAAACCAAGCCCAGAGGATGGCAAATGTTGAAATAGATTCCTTGTATGTAAGCATTGCTGGTGGCCATGTTTATGTCGCTAAAAACAGAGGTATCATAGCAGTATCTGGTGAGAACAAAGAAATCGGGGAAGATGACATTAAAAGGGTATTAGAATCTACCAAATTAATTTCTTTGCCTGCAGATGTGGATATAATAGATGTTCTGCCTGTTCAGTACATAGTGGATGGATATGACGGTATAAAAGATCCTACCGGTATGTCCGGTGTAAGGCTGGAGATGGAAGCAGATATAGTATTGAGCAAGAATACATATATCCAGAATTTACTTAAAAGTGTTGAGCATGCAGGTTTTGGTATAGAAGAGATAATAGTTGCACCGTATGCTACTGCCAGTGTATTGCTTACTCAAGATGAAATGGAGCTAGGTACCGTATTGGTGGATGTTGGGGGAGATTGTACCGATATATCTGTATTCTATAAAGGCAGGATGCTATATTCTTCTTTGCTTCCTGTAGGGGGCAACCATATAACCAACGATCTATCTGTAGGCCTTAAAATACCTTACAAGGATGCGGAAAGCTTTAAAATGAAATATGCTTATTCAAATACTTTGGCTGTTCAAGAAAAGGATCAGAGTATAAATATAGTTGAGATAGATACAAAAAGGGAAATAAAGGTCAGCATAGAGCTATTTATAGAAATAATAGAAGCTAGAATCCAAGAGATATTTGCCCTTGTATATAACGAGATAGATAAATCCGGTTATTTACAAAAGATATCTGCAGGCGTAGTGTTGACTGGTGGTGGTCTTTCCTTTATAGAAGGCATTAGAGATACTGGAATGCAGGTGATGGGGATGCCTGTCAGAGTTGCGGCACCAGACATTATAGGTATCTCTAGCCCTATATATTCTTGTGCTGTTGGTAATGTTTTTTATTCTTTTAACCGATATAATAGAATGAGGACAACAAATGATGAAAGGATGGGTAAACAGGATAAAAAAAGAGAAAAAGAAGGCTTTATAGCTGTTATAAAAGAAAAATTCAAGGAATTTTTTAGTGATTTTTTTGATTAA
- a CDS encoding small basic family protein has product MLLPLIGIIIGILIGLYIPIDIPTIYSSYISIAILAALDSVFGGIRANLERNFKTDVFITGFFGNAFLAAGLTYIGDRLGVPIYLAAVFVFGGRLFQNFGKIRRHFLDSIKK; this is encoded by the coding sequence TTGTTGCTTCCCTTGATAGGAATTATTATAGGTATTTTGATTGGCTTATATATTCCCATAGATATACCTACAATATATTCGTCTTATATTTCTATAGCTATACTTGCTGCTCTTGACTCTGTTTTTGGTGGAATAAGAGCTAATCTTGAGCGAAATTTTAAGACTGATGTCTTTATAACCGGATTTTTTGGAAATGCGTTTCTTGCAGCAGGGCTTACCTATATCGGAGATAGATTGGGAGTGCCTATATATTTAGCTGCTGTATTTGTATTTGGGGGTAGGTTGTTCCAAAATTTTGGAAAGATACGCAGGCATTTCCTGGATTCAATAAAAAAATAA
- a CDS encoding DUF881 domain-containing protein, protein MMYDKTDIKKSKTAFLTIICVILGMLISLNITDMNITTSRSDMITVERTQEILGEINSLKAENEKYLNQIKDYQTQIDNLQLKASKVNKGTEAIHKELQQAKIVAGLADVEGPGIELILSDAERELFPGENASNLIVHDSDLINIINELKSAGAEAVSINGQRVIYNTKIRCGGPIIIVNNYRFAPPYVIRAIGDVERMEKRLKQESGLYDAFIFYGLKINLKRVDNMRIDKFDRDFNFKYAKPVMEEGE, encoded by the coding sequence ATGATGTATGATAAAACCGATATTAAAAAGAGCAAAACAGCCTTTCTCACCATAATTTGTGTTATTTTGGGGATGTTGATATCCCTAAATATAACTGATATGAATATAACTACCAGCAGGAGTGATATGATCACTGTAGAAAGAACCCAAGAGATTTTAGGAGAAATAAATTCTCTTAAGGCAGAGAATGAGAAATATTTAAATCAAATAAAGGATTATCAAACACAAATAGATAACTTACAGCTTAAGGCATCTAAAGTCAATAAAGGAACAGAAGCTATCCATAAAGAATTACAACAAGCAAAAATAGTTGCTGGCCTTGCAGATGTTGAAGGACCGGGTATAGAGTTGATATTGAGCGATGCAGAGAGAGAGTTGTTTCCTGGGGAAAATGCTTCCAATTTGATAGTCCATGATAGTGATCTTATAAATATTATAAATGAGCTTAAATCTGCAGGTGCAGAGGCAGTTTCTATAAACGGCCAAAGGGTGATTTATAATACCAAAATAAGATGTGGAGGGCCTATTATTATTGTAAATAACTATAGATTTGCTCCACCATATGTGATCAGAGCTATAGGTGATGTTGAAAGAATGGAAAAAAGGCTGAAACAAGAAAGTGGTTTGTATGACGCATTTATATTTTATGGGCTTAAAATAAACTTGAAACGGGTAGATAATATGCGTATAGATAAATTTGATAGGGATTTTAATTTCAAATATGCAAAACCAGTAATGGAAGAGGGTGAATGA